In the genome of Xiphias gladius isolate SHS-SW01 ecotype Sanya breed wild chromosome 1, ASM1685928v1, whole genome shotgun sequence, the window acacacttcagcatctccctctcctcacctccagCAGCTGTTCGGTCGTCAAGCGGAATTCGGACAGTGTTTGGATGATTTGTCGTGATTGGTCGGCTAGTCTGTACGCCACAGCTGTCACCATGGCAGCGCCCTTTCCACTGCCACTCTCTGACAGGAGGAATCGGACATCAGAGTCCGGGACCAAACGTCGGACTGTCTTATGAAGACGACGGGCATacctgtaataaatgtagtgttgAAGTGCTTTTAACAGCTTTAATAGCAAATTTCCTCTTCTTCAGATAGCTTGTATTACAGACtgataacacacaaaataatgtagtttaTAAGTTTGTAGTTTGAGCCTCTGACAGCAGCTCTCAATGATTATAGCGGAAAAGTGGGGAGCAAAACTGAGATGTATGATatcaaaagagaaataaaaataattaagacGGTGCTGATAGAACATGCAAAGTAAATACAAatgcataaatgtttttattttactgtcacTCACTGTGGGTGCATCTTGTAGAGAGACCCATCGATGCCTACGGTGGTTCGGAGTCGTGACACACCTTTGTTCTCCTTTAGCCTCATTAGGATGGCAGCAAGCGTGGCAGCTATCAGGTTGGCAGAGCGGAAAGACACAATGGTGCAAACCTGAAGGGAAAGGAGAGGTGAGGGGAGAAAGTCATCAAGCAGCTTATCCAAACTTCATGAGCTGCTGAGGATAAACAAAGCACCTCATCTGTTATGCAAGTTGGTTGTTAAAAAGGTgattatatgttttaaaaaatgtatggtAGTATAAATTCCCTTGTTTACTTTTGAAATCAAAAGCATCTAAATAGAAAttcttcaaacattttttttttgaaagtaatAAATGAAACACTTGACCAGGTATTAATTCCTTATTCTAAGTGGCTTCTGTGGCAAGTGGAATTTCCCCAACGCTACATACATGCTGCACAGCGATGCAGTCTTCAGTTGAGGGCTCCACACCAAGTCTGGTTAAAATCTCTCTGGCTTTGGTCAGGCCTTCCTTACTCCTacacaggagagagaaagacacacacacacagacactatgACTGACTGGAAAATAATatgattgaattttaaataatttagttttGTACAACTACTTGGTTAAGCAAGTGCACTTCATTCTGCCGTTTGTAACCCCGTAGACTGACTTACTTCTCTATGGCTGAGATGTGCTTGGTCTCAAACTTCCCTTTAGTGAGCAGCTCAGGGGTGATCCTTCCCTCAAACAGCAGGCCTTCTCTGGCCATTTTCACCAGAATGAGACGAACCAGCTCCCCCATGTACATACCACTGACCATCTTCTCAAATCTACGGCACAGTCAAAGACGAGAGAAGAGGGTAAAACAGACATCCAGAAACTTTTGGTTGAACATCCTGAGATATGGATAAATAGCACTATACCGTACTTTTTCCAACAAATGGCTGTTTTCTAATAGATGAAGATGcgaatatttgtgttttttgatgctTAAACGTTTCTACCTGTTTGCTCATTCAGAGGAAGCTTTAAATGTGCTAATTCAGGTGCCACTCACCTCATGGTGAAGCTATAGGCACCtcacatttttagaaaaacagaCTGCCTCtcatgttggaaaaaaaaaaaaaaaaaacaagggcaGAGGGCCAACCAAGAGCActgcctttttctctgcttgtcATATTAACAGAGTGCAAGACTTCTGTGACAACTtgtgtaaacaacaacaatgcaGGCCAACTTGGATCATCAATCAGAAACATTTATCCAATGATAAAACAGTGGGGTTAGAGGTACATCACTGCTATCCCTTAAAGTTTGTAGtaactacttaaaaaaatgttattactggaattatgataatttttttttgtttcgacataaatgaataaaatttttCCAAATCATCTTAATCTTTCTCTCTACCTAAAACAATAAACAGCAGGCTGAGTAACTGAAAGCTAATCATCAGCTGATTCTGTGTTTCCCATGTAGCTTAGAACGCAGCTCATCTAAGTTATATCAGGGATGAATAAGGCCCTGATAGTGTGTGTTGACATACAGCTGTTTGCCGGGGTTGAGAGAGCCTCGGTCTATCTCTCTGTCAAACTCTGTCCTGATGTCTTCCAGCCTGCCATCGTCTCCGAAGGCTCCCCACTCAGTGTTCACACACATCCTGCCCTCGTCTCCCTCCACCAGGTCAATGTGACGCAGCTCCTCCATGTAGCACGCATTGGTGCCTGTacctaaaaacacagaaatacatatCCTCacagttttatataatttctattttacttgtttgattttattcGATAATACTAAATTCCATTTTAGGTGGAACAATGGCACTCTCGAATCTGATTGGTACTTTGACTATTTCAATACACATAGTTTTAGTACCGATGATGATGCCGACTTCACAGCGTTGGTCATCGAAACCACAGGTCATCATCGTTCCAACCGTATCATTTACTACAGCCATGATATCAGCATCATAGTCCTGAaataattaacacacacacacacacacacggttagTACAAATACGTTAGGATAAACAAGTTGATAACTTCAGACTACAGAACTCAAGTGTGGCATTAAATGAgtgcaaatgagaaaaaacatacGACTCACTCCTCGTTTCTTAATAGCTTTGTTGAGTAGCTTGACAACATCCATCCCCTCCACTCCGCCAGCCTTGAAACGCTTTGTCCATGTTATCAGATAACCCTGGAGACAAACAGAAGGAAAGCACGagacaaaaatgagaaacaaaccAGAAATATTTCATGCTTAAAGGAGACTTGGTTTTGCTGGGCAGAGCCTGGCACAACCATAACTGTGGATCACGCCTCCATTACAGTTCTGGCAACTCATAATGTAAATGGACTGTACGGTAATCTTCAGATATTTGAATAAAAGATGATAACTGGAAAGTGTAGTGTGTCACAAGGATGTCATCTACACAGCAAACCGTATAGGCAAGAAAGGTGTTTCTGGCTACTGCTTGAGAACCTTCATCATTCGATAAATCAGATATTGTTTTACCTCATCTAGTTTGGTCTGCTGGCAGGGGAAGGAGAAGGTAAAACCAACTGGGAGTTTCTTGTCTTTGATGCTGTGTTTTTCCATGAAGTCACCGAGACACTCTGCCACATGGTCGAACAGCTGGAACAGAGGTTGAAAGAGGGAGAGGCCGTCTCAGGTTGAGCTGAAAgagactgtgtgtttctgtgtgtgtgtgtgtgcgtgcgtgcgtgtgcgcgcgcgtgtttCAGTATAAACCTACTCTCGTTCCACTGCCGTGAATTATGTCCTCTGGTGTGTCATAGATTTGACTCTCCATCTGAACAGTCTGTTTCTTCTCATGGCTCACTTTGACACGGAGGATCCTGAAGTTACTGCCTCCCAGATCCAACGCAATGAAGTCTCCTTTCTCTGTCAAGACAGACAGACGAAAGaaagggcagagagggagaaatgacaTTTTGGAGTTAGTCACATGGCTATAGACTTATACACGGACGTTGTAATTTATAGCAAATGTGTCCCCTTCATTGCAAAGGGCAAGGTTTCAGCACTAGTCATTTGGTTTTCTAGAGAAAGTGTTGCAGACATTACTGAAGAATACGCTGGGTTTTTACTCAACAGGAAGACATCCAATACCAGTACATCCTCCTTCTGTTCGCTTAGTAAACAAATACAGCTCTCATCATTACTCGACAGTGAATTAATGTCACACAGTGTGCAGCCTATAAGCAACATGGGAAAGAAGAGGTGTATTGAAAGATAAAGCGGTCCCAGATGGCTTTTATCCAAAGTTATATCTTGTCTTTGGGCCAAAGCGGACATTTATCAACTCCTCCAGACACaagtaaatagtaaataatgAGTAAATAAATGCATAGAAAATAAAGTTTACAGTCAAACACTGTATGTTTATATGCatacttgtttgtttcttcaccTGTGTGTATGCCGGTGTGCATACCATAGGTTTGCTTGACTCTATTCTGTCCTGCTGCAAGGTCAACCCCCTGTATATTTATTGGTTATTGGTTATTGGTTATTGCCCAACACCACCCAAGGTGCTATGCTAGCCACACCACCTGGTCCAGAGCTTATCAGAGATGATGCTTCATGAGTAAATGTTGATGAGTAAACTGTTATTATATAGCTGGAATAAAAAAGCATTAAACCAAGAGGTGCACCAAATACAATGTTTCCTTTTATTCAAACTAATACTGTTGTTAAAGCCTCAAAGAGCTTTGAGATAATTATTATGTCTCAAGCACTGTAAGCAATTATTGTGTTCAGTAAATATTGTCTACAGAAAATGATACTAGTATAGGTTAACATGTAGGTTTTAAATCTTGATCTTAACCCCCATCCTAACCACTAAGGATACACATTAGGTATTGATGGTGTCTGTAACCTGTGATTAAGGGTACTGCTCATTTAGACCACtaattcacataaaaatatgGTATATCATCATGGTCACTTGCCAATAAGCAGTGACGGTAGTTTATTCTTCTGTCTGAATTGGGATCATAATTGGTTTATAGCCTTCTGATTAGATAAACTGGAATAGTATTTCACTGTTTATCATAAGTCATCATTAAGATGACTCAGAGAGCGTCCTGCCTATTGATTAGAGGTGATAAACCAGGCAGTAACTCATCACAGATTTGGTCCACTCCCTTCTTTGTACTCGTTTCCTTTCTACTGTTATTCCTTGGTGATCCTGTACAAACGAATCAAACTTTGACCCTTCACCTCAAGTACACATTTAGAAAGTACTAACACGATGTCCTACTGCAGGTCAGAAAGTTCTTGGTGTTACTGCTGCCGATACAGAGTTAAAATAAAGAGCCCATTGATTTGTCTAACAACTAATTTAGATATAGTCCATCCTGCTTTTCTAAGATTGCTAGCAATGAAGATTGTAGACAATGATTTAACATGGCAAAATGCCACATTATGTTGTTTCTGAGTAAATgtcaaataatattaaaaacaatatacagtaaacaacaataaacagtgGTGTAATTTCACATTCTTATGATCTTGCGCTGCAACTTTTTGTGCAGATCAGAATGCAAGGTCAGGTCAGTGTAGCTCACTTGGGGCAGAGTGACTGGTCATTTATGTGGAAAGAATGTAAATGCAGTAGAGACAACAGGAAACCAGTTTTCAAACTGGGAATCAAGATACCACAGGAAGTTGCAATCATAGTTTTAAGATAatgagaaaacatgaaatatttatttttgatttcaagtattttctaattacttttattttctgttggtAAGTGGGAACAGAGAGGGACGAGCCATGGAATAAGACTGtaactgatattttttcatGGCTGCTCAGTGTTAATTGTGCACATCTGAAAATACAGTAGATAATTAAACATATTGTAGTGGCTCACAGTAAGAAGACGGCGAAACATAACCTGTCTTCACTTCCAGTTCATAAAATGAACAACACACAGGCTAATTCCACTGTCTGTCTCAACAGAATAATAATCCCATCCATTCCAATCTCTGCCAAACACTCTTACTGTAGCTCAAACAAACTAAACTAACAAAAGTTGTAACGAGTTATGACTGTCATGCCGAATTGCCTCTTTACTGACTTGGCACTGGTATCGATTGATGGTATGCATGAATTTATCCATAAATGTCTCCCGTATCACAGAAAAAGTGATTAATAGTTTGTCAATCAGCTCACTATCCAGAGGAGGCTGCTGGCCAGTGAACAAAGGCAGGAGCAGCAGTTAGCTGCACGAAGCCAGgcatttaaataaacactttgTTATATAACTCTATGTGAATGCATGTGCATTGTTGTAACATTAGGATTCCACTGTCACTGTCTTGTCTAACAATGGCAGGATTAGTGTTAGTatttgaagtgtgtttgtgtgtctgtctgtcatagGCGACTTTTGGGGACAGATTTCAAACTAAACACCAGTTAACTGGGGAAGGCTGGTCTaattggggacaaaagccatgtccccagttgggaaaaaaatgatttttgggtcagtggttgaGTTTAGCATTAGGTTAGATTGGGATTAGAGTTAGGCAAGTAGTGGTTAtggtttgtgtgagtgtgtgtgtgtgtgtgtgtgtgtgtgtatgtgtgtctgtctgtctgtaagtAATTGTGTGTCTGGAGGTACAGCTTTCATGTTGTAGAATGAAGTAAATCTAAGATTCCCTTTTTATGAACTTGTGTTTGCTTgtaagggagagaggaagagagagacagacagagagggagggagaaaaagagggggagagcaGGCTTTGCTCCCATTAGTATTCAGCTGAGTAAAGTAATAAAATCTGTTTCTCAATTAAAGTGGGCAGAACTTTTCTTCCCCATGTGCGTCACGTACCAGACATGATAAAATTCTGACTCATATTCACGTGAATTTGAAGGCAGAACAACTGCAGTAAATTAGGATAAGACATTATGCAGCAAGCAATGACATAATGACAGGAAAAGAAGGGAGATAACATATTTATGTACTGGTATATGTCACTAATTCAAGTGGGAACAGTACTTTTGATTTTAAGTTCAGGTTAGATTAATGTACGCAAGAGATCTGATGTGCCAAATAAGGAGTGAAAAGTACCATGCAGTGCTTTTTGTCACCCATCTCCTACAAGGTAAACATTTCTCTGTGTGACACAATTATCAATCAACATGTTTTCAGGATTGTATTGTTCTCAAACCAGATGAACAACTTCAGTGTTCATCATCACCAACTGGCACAAGTGGTTCTGCTTGTAATCTAATCTAACTGGACACGCTGTGGTGGTTAGCACTGTTGACACACAGCTAGAAGAACCTTGGCTTATGTCACCACACCAGAactgtttgtgtaagtgtgtatgtgtttgcccTGTATTACTATGGTTAAACCTTGTTTCCTCCCACATGCCAAAGACATGAAAATCAGGTCAAGTGGAGATGCTTCATGAATGCCAGTGCCTTCCGGCAGcaggtttttctttgtcttctggAAGGTGAGACAGGGCCCAGCTACTATAAAAAATACCTAAACTGACCTTTGCTAACTGTCTCTTGATTACAATGCACTGTCCTGGTGACTGCATGACTGAACTTAATATTGCACACGGTGAAACATTATCTGTTGTGACTACAGAGCTGAATGGTATtggtcaaaatacattttatttagctGCGGCTACAAAATAGTCCTTCCTGTCTCTGTTGTATCAATACTTTTATTATTTGGATGAAGCAGAGTAGGACTACTTGCCATGAAAAGCGAAGcaaagaggagacaaaattaTAGATTTGTCATTTTAGCAGATCATTTTCTCTTTATAGGTTTCTCCGAATTTGGACCAGGGTCCAGGGGCCCCATGTTCGCATGGGGCTTATTGAAGTATTCTTTAACAAGAATAACAATGTTCAATAGCTGATTGTGCAGACTGACTTTTGTGGACTCTCATTCATACAGGGATAAAATGGTCAAACTGGTTTTGATACTGATTTCATCACAAAAAGTGCTTCACCCGGTGGGGTTCAGATAATCCAACCAGGGCTCCAATGAGTGTTAGAGATACTGACCTGAGCCATCGGGGATTGAGCGCACAAATGTTGGCAGCATCTTTAGTGCAGCTGTTGGGTTAGTGTCCCGACCTAGTCCTTTGGCCAGCTCCCTCCGAAACCGCTGCATGATGTCCAGCAATGTCTCATCTGAGAAACGCATGGAGTACAGGTACTTATCGATCTGGAATGAAAGATCAgacgacaaaaaaaatcataatcatTCACGtattacacacatatacaaaacacTATCCCAACAATGCCGCTAagtcacttttacttttaactcAAGTAATAGAGGTTTACTGGATTTGCTAATCACATAGCCCTTATTTTCTATAAGCACAATGATGCAGTGAATATGACCAACTCCCCATCCCATAACTTTTTAGTCATCCATGAGGATAATCCACTTCTTGATtgactaaaataaaactaatttgatCCCAGCCCTGCTTAACCCAGAAATGAATCACAGCCATATAACAtaactatttttatattgctTTATTGCAGAACGTTGATGAATGCTGAATGCTACCTATCACATTGTGGTCATATTGTACAACTTATGTacagtgaaatcatcagtaaCACACTCACTCAGTCCTGTTTTCAAGGCATTATTACACAGAACGGCGTTCCTtgtgattttattatttgtatgtAGGTGATGAGGCTAAGTAGGAGATATAACTACAATCAATTACAGAAGAAGACAGGAAAAGTCACAAATTATTCTGGTCAGGAATAGTACCCAATCCACAGATAGAGCACAGATGTGAAAATGATATATCTTGACCAATCTTATTGCCTGTCGAAACTGCCCAGTGTATAAAGTGTCGCAGATACAGCACACAACCGCCTGAGCTGTGTGGCCTATCAGGAACAGGATGTTAAACAATCCGGGTGAAATCTACTGTTGCATCACACAGTGCGATGAAGCAAAGACCTGCTTTATGATAGGAGAGTATGAAAAATTTCAGGGCAGAATATTGCCCGCACATAACTCTGCTTAAATGTCACGTTCATCACGACTTGCTCTGTAAAATGACATGAAGCTAAACAAGATTAACTCCACCAATTGTCAGCAGGACTCATGACTGGATTATCACCAGTCTGttacataacataacataacactGAGAATATGTGAGATacacatattacacacacacacacacacacacacacacacatatatatatgtgtgtatgaatgtgtgtataaaaaaaaaatctccctctcacccccctcccatggagggtggtggtgtgtcttcctcaagctcgggtctTCTACCAGGCCTGGGAGcttgagggttctgcgcagtatcttagctgttcctagga includes:
- the hk1 gene encoding hexokinase-1 → MIAAQLLAYYFTELKDDQVKKIDKYLYSMRFSDETLLDIMQRFRRELAKGLGRDTNPTAALKMLPTFVRSIPDGSEKGDFIALDLGGSNFRILRVKVSHEKKQTVQMESQIYDTPEDIIHGSGTRLFDHVAECLGDFMEKHSIKDKKLPVGFTFSFPCQQTKLDEGYLITWTKRFKAGGVEGMDVVKLLNKAIKKRGDYDADIMAVVNDTVGTMMTCGFDDQRCEVGIIIGTGTNACYMEELRHIDLVEGDEGRMCVNTEWGAFGDDGRLEDIRTEFDREIDRGSLNPGKQLFEKMVSGMYMGELVRLILVKMAREGLLFEGRITPELLTKGKFETKHISAIEKSKEGLTKAREILTRLGVEPSTEDCIAVQHVCTIVSFRSANLIAATLAAILMRLKENKGVSRLRTTVGIDGSLYKMHPQYARRLHKTVRRLVPDSDVRFLLSESGSGKGAAMVTAVAYRLADQSRQIIQTLSEFRLTTEQLLEVKKRMRIEIQNGLSKSTHDGATVKMLPTFVRSTPDGTENGDFLALDLGGTNFRVLLVKIRSGKRRTVEMHNKIYAIPMEVMQGTGEELFDHIVQCVSDFLDYMGMKNARLPLGFTFSFPCRQTSLDAGILVTWTKGFKATDCEGEDVVGLLREAIKRREEFELDVVAIVNDTVGTMMTCAYEELSCEIGLIAGTGSNACYMEEMRNIEMIEGDEGRMCVNMEWGAFGDNGCLDDIRTEYDRAVDDFSLNPGKQRYEKMCSGMYLGEIVRNILIDMTKRGFLFRGQISETLKTRGIFETKFLSQIESDRLALLQVRSILQHLGLDSTCDDSIIVKEVCGTVSHRAAQLCGAGMAAVVDKIRENRGLDHLNITVGVDGTLYKLHPHFSRIMHQTVNELSPQCNVNFLLSEDGSGKGAALITAVGCRLRQELNNK